The Epinephelus lanceolatus isolate andai-2023 chromosome 10, ASM4190304v1, whole genome shotgun sequence genomic sequence TCATAAATGAAGGTGCATCATGTATGAATGATATGTGAATGAGCGAGTGGTACAGCATGTTCCTGTTACCATAGTTTAATATGGTTTATTAATAACCTATCAATTTACTGCTATTTGAGATGTTGGGTTATGAATCTCTCTAAAGCCTAATGCAGTTACtaatgaaacaaaatatttgccttgtttttttctgaattaatgagaTTAGTATTTCAGAATTATAAAAAGTTTTCATTAAaagatatattttttcattttttgaataaaacaaaatcatcaCACAAATTTTCTCAATCTTGTTAATTTCGAGAAATGAGCAGAAGGTTTTTTTatagaaacttttttttcaaaattctgAGATAATGAActcattaattcagaaaaacaaaacgttTCTCAGAGTTCTGAGATAATAATGTTCATTCAGAAAAGCATTGCGCTTCAGTATAAAACAGACGTAGAACACTTCACACAAGAGATGCTCGTCATGCAGGAGCGTGCcatgtgtgctgtgtgtttgtttcagaggTGGACGAGGAGAAGAGAAGGGAGCTGATGTTGCGAGGAGTCCCAGAACCCTGCTGTCAGAGTTACCTGTGGGAGCAGTCTGTCCGGGATAATGTCACTGATAATAAGATATCGGAGCAGGTAGTTAATCATTTTTATACAACCAGAGATGTTATACAGTACTCATCAATAATTGTTGTACTTTTGCTTACAGTGCATGTGCATTACTTACTTCTAAGCACTTTCCTCTGCATCCTAGCCAGACATCTCTATTTCTAGAAGATAAGCTTAGCTGTTGCTCTAACCTCTGGCATTTTATCTGTGTTGCCTACAGGAGTTGAACCGTATGAAGAGCGAGGTGCTGGTGCCGGGGTTCAGGCTGAGCCCCACACCCCTGCAGGGCCGAGTCCCCATCCTGCTGGTTCATCAACCTGGTAAGCAGGTGGGACATGAGATGAGCTCCTGGGGTGCTGGATGGGACCTGCTGCTTCCTAAAGGGTGGGGCATGGCCTTCTGGGTCCCACTGGTAGGTAGCATGGACGGTGCCTTCATGATTAAATTTCACTTTATTATCTTCACTTTCTGATAAGTGGCAGCCATCTTACTGTTTTGTATAATGTTAAAACTAGCATAATTTTACATATTCTAAAACTGTCTGTTTTAGACATTGTACATATCAGCTATAGTGTATCAAGAATAGTGATGATGACTACTTGGTAAGCTCTGGGTAGGTTGTAGGTTTCCTAGTATTTGACTGAAGGTGCTGTGAGGCTGCATGTGTATAATACAATGGATGTCAGTACTGAGACCTCTGTGAaagatgtttttattatttggttGCCTCGTCCATGTTTGGGGGCAGTTCCATTTTGTTTGGACAAACACTGTGAAATGCTAAATGTACCTTGAAATTTAAAGGCAGACTGGAAGCCCTCAGGTTTGCTTTGTTCCCCAAAAATCCAGTGTTTGGTCTTGTCTGCCTTGTTTCTTCCTCTGCCAGGTGTACAGAGGAGTTCGCATCGGAGGGCTGAACATGAGTCTGAAACACTCTCAGAATAAAGGAGCCCCCCACTTCCCCCACGATTACCCAGACTGCCCTGCAGGCATTCGTtttcaggaggagcaggaggcagAGCTCCTGGACAAGTTCAAAAGGTCAGCTGAAAACCAAGCGGGAAATGAACCAGACATAGTAATGTTGTgtgtgattattattatcaatgtTTTCAGTGGGGACATCTTGTGCTGCCAAAGCTTTTGTATATCTTGTAAAAttattttggcacaaaactaGTGTGTCAGCCCGCTGATAGAAAACAGAATCTCAAGAACTTGCCCAGAATATAGACCGACGTGTTTTAAATTACCCTTTTAAACTGTGAGGGAAACTGTTTTCAGTTTAATAGGAATAAAGTAAGGTGATAATGAGACGATGCTGAAACTAAAGATTCTTTGTAGTGTTCTGTTACTGCATGACTGTACAATCATCTGCAAGGAAAAGATAATATTCACTAGCCTACAGCCTAAGTAAGTGGTGCGAATGTCAGTGGATTAGAGGTTTTGATAGAGGAAAACGCTCTAAAGCTCTGACCCCAGTTAATTTCCATTATGCAGATATTTCCCACCATGCAGACGAGATGGTAATAAGGCTGTGTGCTTTTCATCTACTACAATCCACCGTGCAGCAGTCATAATTTGTTACATAAATTGGCAAGGTTGCCCCCAACAGTTTGACAAGGGTTTGACCTTCTGACCTCTTCTGTAGGCGTCCGCCCGCCAAAAGAACCAgttacattaaacatggctgTCTGGCTCCGTTCCGTTGCCCGTGGCAACAGCTGGCCGAGGAGTGGGAGCTTATCTtgagggaaggaggagaggagaggaaaggagactGCCAGACCCAAACTACAACACAGGCTGACAcagtgatggaggaggagatgacATCACATGGAGATATCACTGTCACGAAGCCTCCGAGCCACATCACTGTACTGAGGTACATGTTTATCTTCTTTTATATTCATGTTTGTGATAAAtgctgaagtttttttttttaatatcccctctctttgtcttgttttgaaaAGAATCTCATgtcagtaaaaacacacacccactgCAGTTTTGCGCCAAGCTCCCTTCAGACGTTTAACATCCTGCACATCTAAATCACACTCCTAACAATATTAATGCAGTTGACTTTTAAAGGTCCCCTGAGCAGAAATGTGCACTGTTTTAGGGGGGTTCGGGCTCCAATCATCACTTTGTTCCTATTTTTTTATTAAGCGACCCCAGCGCAGCTTGTGACAGGCTTGATTCATGGGGCTTCTCCAGTCTACCTCCCTTTCATCATAACGTCCCTGATGAGAATACCCAAAGTACATCCAGCCTTAAATTGATGCAATACATCACAGAGATTAGTCGAGGGGAAGAGTTGCATCTATCCTCATAAAACCATCACACGAGCTTTGAGTAATGACTGactttatgagaaaaaaattggatttatttttacCGTCCATtggctgcattttgttttcagcaTTAGGAATTAAAAATGTGCTTTAACCAAATTTTATGTCTCTCAGGGTGCTTAATACGGCCAATGCAACTTTTCTTTTGAATATAAATCATTTGTCATAGTTGATATTGGTTGTTTGTTATGCTTCACAGGAACAGAAAGTCACTGAGGCTGCTCTCTGGTTGGTGCAGACCCACGACATCTAAAGGTCAAAGGCCATGCCGTGTTGGAGAGGTGCCACCTCTGGACCGCTCAGCTATGAAACAGTTTTTCACAGCGCACGAAATGAGTCTGGTGTGGGTGCGTCTGTCACTACTGTCCAAAGGCAATCCACAGCTCCACGccattgtgtgtgtgccaaCTGCAGAGGACCTGAAGCTGCTGTACAGCAAGCCTGTGGACAGTGGCCCCCAGGAGCCCCCACACAAAGACCACTTTAAAACCAGAATTAGGCGTCGGAAGAAGGGACCCAAGAAAGTTGCAACATTGTCCTCTGATAAGACTGAGGGCAAAGAGTCAGACCTTCCCTCTGCCTCTGAACCAAACCCCACCACACCTGAAGGCCCCAAATCTTCCCCCCAGCCTTCCTCTGACCTCATCCTGGGGCTGTGGCCGGATCCTCTGCCAAGTGTCACCTCTCACTGCACCCGAGTGACTCTAGGCTGGGTCACTCAGGGCGACTTCTCCCTGTCTGCAGGCTGTGGGGAGGCCCTGgggtttgtcagtgttgccgGTCTCCTTAACACCCTCTTTAACCAGCCGATGGAACACAGAGGAATGTTGCTGCTGCGCAACCCCACATCTCTGCACTACCGCTTTGCTAAAATCAACATAGAGGTCTGACTGAAACATCTGAGCCTATGCAGAGCTTAACTTTCAAAAAGCACCGAATTCTTGGTTAATAGAGAAAGATCAACATGACTTCTATCCTGCAAAGGCCTGAAATTATACGTAATTAAGTTGCATGATGCCTCATTTGCCAAGTGATCCCTGTGTGCCTTGATAGTCTATTGTATGGTGTTGGCTGAAGACATAATGGCATGTATAGGGCATGATGACTACAAGCTACCTGGTGGAAGCTGAAGGAACAATTTTTAGTTGTGTATAGGCTATTTGATTCTGGGAAGAGACATCCTTATTGTTTTACTTGAGAAAGGTTGGTTGAGTTTTTATAGGAATGCCGTAGTCAGAGGGCTGCATCTCAAAGGGATCAGATAAATGTGGTTTTCTTTTATCAACTGGGTTTCCAAAAttaattaaaggagctatatgtaagaaatctaaagcaaatagtcgtaaaatcattgtaatatgtcacagagactaaggaataatgttcatataacatactgatctcaccgacaacaatagtacagccaaaatattcgcatttaaaaaaacatttttacagtccgcaaatcatgtttgttttgaatttgtgttttggcctgttgcaccacccaccgccgtctaccagtcacgcagtcagtagagtctcagcatcagttacagttacgactgagctacagcagcacggcaagcagtaTTAGCAGTGTCCTGGCACATAACATTAGCAGTCGGTTCCTCCTGaactgtatcccggcagcagcgttagcagcagtgaagccggacttgctcgaacggtccgctggaaaaccgaagatcaaggatgcggcgacacggccctgccacggcagccgcccgtgggcaaacaaatcagtctccagcgtgccgctgtccagcaacctcgaatctgtaggggagggggggcggacatgactcgcggcagtattttgaatttgagtgcagtaaccgttttggccacattcttacttACAGCGCCTTTAATTTAAGGCTTATTTTACATCCCTCTATACCAATGCTAACGATGCTGTATTATGTCAGTGTCAatctattatttttaaaaaggcaaatTAATGGGATGAATTTGAGAGAAGTGTCAGAttctgtttaaaaatgccacGGCATTGACAAGGTTTTGTTTGAATAAGCCAATAAAACATACCGCACTTGACAGGATTTGTCTTCTGTGGTTAATTACTGCCACCTTCTTCTGTATAAAACCTTACAAATGTTACAGCACACTCAATAATCTAACCCCCAACAATGAAATATTCATAATAGTCTGGCTCTTATAAGTAAATGCAATGAACAACTGATACTTTAACATGCATTCTTTTTATAGTTACACTGGCATGTACACTGGTTTCCCACACATCCCATAATGTGTAGGTGGCAGATGAGAGTTTTGTTGCTTGGCAACACTTAAGTTTGGTAGCAGTTGAGTATGTAGTCTGAGGTTTATTTGAGGTAAAGATGGGCGGGCAGACTGCATTAGTGCTTTTTATACGGGTTATATCATAACAGGGTTCAGAGTGAAGCATGCTCAAATTTTTCACACACAAATTCAAACCTGCCAGGTAAGTGTGAGCAACTTtacctgatcagctgtgagagAAGGTTTACGTAACTACTGAACTACTATTCTGTTTGTCACTTCATATTAAGGGAATTCACTTTACCTCAGATCCACACAACACATGCACCAAGTTGTCTGGTCCTCTTTGAGCTCTCTTACCACTAGAGGGCACTAGTGCACTTATTTTGCCATAGAGCATGAACTCTCCAGACTGTTGAAACATTAGATTTTCTCCTTGTTTATTGACAACCGGTCACACCTACACCAACATATTCAactgaaaaacacaacacatatgTTACACTGGAAGGCATTTGGCACAGTGGCCTCCTGGACCCCTTTTTAATTGAAATTTATTGCTAGTAGGGCATTTGATATTGCGCTGTGATCCTGAGGTGTTTCAGTGCATTGAGAGTCATTTTTTCCTCATCAGTTACTCCTGACAACCCTGCTGGAAATACTGTTAACTCAAGAGATATTTAGGATATTGACAGAGatttgccttttttaaaataaataaaatctaagACCAATATGGCCACCAATACTGCCGCTCAGCTGGCACTGGTTTGAGTTGATGCTTACCATTTATTTCTATAAATAGAGATATTGTTGAAGTACCCAGGAGGaagaatgcacacacacacacacacacacacacaaatccaccAATATTACAGTCCAAACAGATGGAGCTGGTCCTATGAATCGTCTGTTTGGCCAGCTCTGTTGCACATGAGTTTGGCTGCCAGCGATCCGTATGTCAGAGTCTTTGCCTCAGGCTGAACTTTGTCTGTGTGCCTTCTCCCTGTGAACACGGACAGCAGAGCTCATTAGATGGACCCTGCTGCCAGGGCTGCAGACATCAGCAGTCAGATAAATTCAGGGTCACTGCCAGCAGATTCATGTGGTCACTGCTGGCTAATCAATACACCATACTCAATACAAATAGGTCAGCATGCAACGTGCTGTATGGTGATGAGAGCTGATTAAAGGTTGATGAAAAACTTACCAGGGATCTTATCCATTGCGATAAAATTGCGATCCTGTTGCTTTATTTTTGGCCTGTTTCGGGCTATCAGGAAAACTCCAAGGAAAGACAGAAGACAACTGGAAAAGAGTAACATCGTGATACCATCTCACAGTAAATACCATATTTTAATAAGCTGTAAATACTGGTGTGTTGTTGAATACTTACCCAAAAAGGAACATAAAAATGTTAAGTAAAGCCAAGCCTTCAAATTCCTGGTAAAATACGATCCctgcaaaatgaaaaagcacattaaaatgcatttcacATCTCATAGAGTACTAGAATAGATCATCTAAAGTGCTTTGTTTGTGAAACATAGCCCTGCAAATCCTGAGTACACATTATGCTGGGATGATGAGAGGAAAGCGTTTAGTTATTAACTGAAGAGTGTCGTTCTTGCTGATGAGTAGCAACACAGAAAATGTTCAGGTTCACTAATAAACCCTCAGAATAACCCAAAAGACACAATTTACTCCCCTGAACAGTGTACCTTCACTTTTCATGTGCTTACTTTACTGTCCAAAAGTCTGCTGCTGTAAACACCTCCGGGTTGAGACCAAAACAATAATATTCTTCAATTTGGAACTAAACTAATCTTACAGGAGGAGTCCACCCCCAAATGTTCTTATGCTGCCAGATATAATACATCAGTAATTTGTTGTTCAGTGCACTCAATTGTGGGTTATATGTGTAGGTGGAGAGAGCAGTAGTAATACCAAGAGCAATATTAGAGCTGGATATTCTCAGAAAAGGTGAGAGTAACTCAAATCACCACATGCCCTGTGGCTCTCCCTCATTGATCTATGACGGATGTTGCCCTGTATGATTATAGGACATCAGTGCAAAATGGTGGAAAGAAGCTGTTGGTCTTTTGTCTAAGAGAGAGACACCAATAGCTGATGTTTACTGTTGATGTTTTGGACTGCTGGAACATTTTCTGCTATTACACTTCACTGAACCGCACTGGAAATAGCCAGAAATGACGTCATGTTGGGCAGTTTATCCACTAGAAGAATAACAGACAACATAATGGATTTAGTAATGTCAGGTCCattgtcaaaaatgttttaaatcataTTAAAGTGTTTTGAGGGTAGATTTTTCCATCAAGACAAAAATgcttttgaaaaacattttcttgaTTCTTCTCAGATTGAACAAAGAACACTATTACTGACAGGATAATAAAGACCTGACCTGACTGAATACACATGCTATAAATACTGTGGGGCTTTTGCTGAACAAGGACTCCTAAGTGGTTCACATATACAGGAGTGAATCATCATCTTGACTGTGTATTATATTCCACTGTGTTGTGTCATGAATCAATTTCAGCTACTGCAGTTTTGGAGCACATCTTCATCACAAAGTGCTGAGTTTGAGTTGGCATGAAATATTATCCTCCATACTTATCTTTAAGGATATGGCTGCTGTTTCTTAAAGCCAACAAATActaaaaaagaccaaaactaaAAATCCGCAAGTCTGGCAATACTTTCAGACCTCCCTACCCTGCGTGTGGCACACAGcccactactgaagaagtcagTCTTTATTCTATGGGTCCATAATTTAAGAGTAAGTTCCttaaaatttaaatttcatATTCCTGGAAAGAATTTGGTAGAAATTACAGGGAATATAAGAATGCCCTTGAaagaaaagtttgttttaaCCCTACTgaattttaattcattattcTTTTATTTGGCCTACTGGAAACTGTATTCTACATATATGTTGAATTGTATACTTGCCTGTAGCTCAATTTAGCATGTTTAGGTGATGCTAGCAATTAATTGGAATTATAATTAtcccagaaaaacaacaacttgtaGAAAATTAATCTGAAATTACCAACTcaaaactgattttatttttaatacttgCTAGCTGAGTGGCTCTAGGAATGGTAATGTCAGCCtgtttgaccaaatacctgcaaaactaatgacattcctccagctgtactttgtgttttgcattttacctgcaaacatcaacatgttagcATAGTTACTGTGAAGGTGTTAGtatgctgacgttagcatttagctcaaagcaccactgtgcctgaTGCAGTAAAGGCTGCAAACACGTTCATAGATCAGTAATACTCAGCTTAGGGCCCACAATAGGGTGCCGGGTGGTCTGTCAATCATTTTCTTATttacagtgaaaataaactgattgaCTCTAGgaatattttttgtactttaaataaggtgccaaagtgaaaaaaaaaaaaaaaaccaaccctGACAGAGGTCCATGCTAAGCAGGCCCTCAGAAAGTGAGCCAGACTTTGAAGTGGATTACAACTCCCAGgtccatcacgtgatgccactgggcccaaaaagTCTTTtcttcccatagacttacattgggaatGAGACCTCTGTAAATCCATAGATTCATTTATTTGAGCATCACAGTCCCTGCGAAATGACTCGTTCCCCTATCAGGATTTTATCAAGTTGGCTATTGTGAAGTCTACAAGagctgcaaaaataaataattttaacgACATTCAAGTTAGCTGAGCACTACACTGGAAGTAGCCAGCTTGGCCGACTGAAGTCTCCAGTGTGCTTGCTGTATGGGCCCAATAATGCGGAAGCAGCGCCAATTATCCAGATAATTTCATACTGCGGAAATGAAACTTTTTTGCCGTCATGCACcattgagcaactttcataggaaagAACTAGGCGCCGCcaccaatgctgtatccaggtctcttaatacacCCATGAGGCAAAGCCCTGCATGTCTTCAAATCCTAGAAAGGCCAACCCCTGTGGCCTTCTGTCATTTTGAAAAAGTGGGCCCCGAGCAAACCAAGTAGTGTTCCTGTTGTAGACCCTTAGTCTTGTTAAATCAGGCTCAGCAATTTCCTAAAACAACTGGGCACTGTAATTTTTAGCAAACTCCAGCTACTCAACATGAATCAATGCAATTGTTGGAGACAATTTTCAGCTGCAGATGACACCAGGACAATCTATGTGGGACTGACTCACAGTAACTACAGTGGCTACAAAAAATGTCACCAGTTTGGAAACGATAATACCAGTGTTGGAGCAGTTCATTGTTGGTTCTGGTCTTTTCACAGGATTTGTGGACAGTAAGAAACTTGTCTTATCACAAACAGAATGACAGAAGGCAGTGAGTGAAACTTACCCCACAGAGAGTGACAGCTTTATGGATTACATACCTGCAACAATTGCACTTGCAGTGAAAAACACAAAGTTGATGGGAACCACTTCTGTAGCATCAAACATTTTCATTGCCTGATTTAGAAATCTGtagagagaacagagaggatTTGAGAGGTGCAGTGAACGTAATGTCCTTGCTGACAGAGACACTATGTGGCAGCCTATTCATCCATCATAATACTGGAGGTGTGCTGCAGATACAATGTCACCATGTCTAATATATTATTTTCCTCAGTTTGTTCGGGAACTGAAAAATCAAAATTGCACCCAGCCTGTGACAAACATGAGGGATTCGAGCAATAAAAAAAGCTGAAAGAGGAGAAAATGTAAGGTacacagaagaagagagggagaaaaccaTGACTAACTTAATCTGGAAGGCACAAGAGGCGACCATGACGACGAGCATGACGTAGAAGATGGGGTagatgagctgcagctggccTTTTATTGACTCTGTGATCATGCCCGACACAGCTTTGACTGAGATGACTGTCAGAGAGGCTGCGGCAACAAAAACCAACAGATCACTTCAGCATTTAGTTGATACAGACAAAAGTCTTCCTCACTGTAGGGGTGGCAGTGGTTTGTAGTGAGATTTAGTGAATTATTTTCTTCCATCATGCCCCACTCAACTGAAATGATAACAGAGCACGGATCCATTTTTTGGTAGCCAGGCAACAAAGCAACCTCTGACTACCTAAATGCTTTAATCCATAACCTCTACCCTCAatcagacagctttcattttttcATACCGAGCAGGGCCACCAGAAGCATCACAATGATGATGTGCTTCACCTTCTTCCTCTTGTACACATAGAGCAGGATGCAAAAGACGATGACCTCTATGAACTGTTGAGAGAGCGTGAGAGACGGGGGGAGCACACAAATCATTAATACAGATTCAATTTCctcaaactttgcacagaaaatgaaaatctgAATTGGACTCGAATTGTACTTTTGGCCATCTTATCTATGTAACAAAGTGCTGTGTGCAGGCAGTGAGCGGTGCGCTTTAATTGAAACAAATGACCGTGgcagaaaaatgaaatgaattgcTGGTCCTTAATGAGGACCCAGGGCAATAGCATTCAGCTGTTCAAGGACCTCTGATATAACACCACACAGCTTTAATGGATGGAGAATAAGAAGGGACTGCAAAAGTAAAATTGAGGGAAAGAAGCTGACCTTTAAATGTCTCTTAAAACATTGTGTCTCTATGAATATGTTAAATAGAGGTCTTATTTCAAGATTTCATTAGTCTTTTTGGAAATGGATTAGAAAGACCTGGGTCATTTGCATACACATACCATTTAACACTACACACACTGTGAATGACACCAACGTGGTTTAATAGTCGGAATCCTTCCAGATTAAATAAATTGACAATAGTATGACCTCTGGAAATAATGAGAAGACAGCGATAGATATTTCATTTGCCTCTGATTAATCACCACCTACAGTTCACCACATACTATTGGAGGTTGttcctccacaggctgatgaGTATTCACAATGCATTGCCAGAAATGGAAAACAGCGTACTCTTTTCCACACCATCAATCACTGCAGCCAGAGGCAGCAAGACTATCTCAatttaaaaacatctgtttgtccgtgtgtgttttttctaatATCTGCCTGAacatttctcttttgtttttcatccaatagttgcttttttgtttctgagtgtgtaAACATCCATTCAGCAAGGAGGATTACATTCAACAGTGGGATGTGGAATATGGTTGAGAGAAATGCTGTGCCCTGAATAAGGATGGCACTGCTACCCAGGGCACACATTCACTGTTTATACTATTGGCTAGCACCCCTGATGAGCTGCTAGCTGTTATCCTTTTGGATTCATCTCTGCCCAGCTTGATGGATTATGTGCAGATAATCGGTTGTTCCATAAACAGTGAAGGGGATCTAAAGGATTTGGAGGGAGTTTAGGtgttattatatacatatatatatatatatacagtacaggccaaaagtttggacacaccttctcattcaatgcgttttctttattttcatgattatttacattgtagattctcactgaaggcatcaaaactatgaatgaacacatgtggagttatgtacttaacaaaaaaaggtgaaataactgaaaacatgttttatattctagtttcttcaaaatagccaccctttgctctgattactgctttgcacactcttggcattctctccatgagcttcaagaggtagtcacctgaaatggttttccaacagtcttgaaggagttcccagaggtgtttagcacttgttggcccctttgccttcactctgcggtccagctcaccccaaaccatctccattgggttcaggtccggtgactgtggaggccaggtcatctgccgcagcactccatcactctccttcttggtcaaatagcccttacacagcctggaggtgtgtttggggtcattgtcctgttgaaaaataaatgatggtccaactaaacgcaaaccggatgggatggcatgtcgctgcaggatgctgtggtagccatgctggttcagtgtgccttcaattttgaataaatccccaacagtgtcaccagcaaaacacccccacaccatcacacctcctcctccatgcttcacagtgggaaccaggcatgtggaatccatccgttcaccttttctgcgtctcacaaagacacggcggttggagccaaagatctcaaatttggactcatcagaccaaagcacagatttccactggtctaatgtccattccttgtgtttcttggcccaaacaaatctcttctgcttgttgcctctccttagcagtggtttcctagcagctatttgaccatgaaggcctgattcacgcagtctcctcttaacagttgttctagagatgggtctgctgctagaactctgtgtggcattcatctggtctctgatctgagctgctgttaacttgccatttctgaggctggtgactcggatgaacttatcctcagaagcggaggtgactcttggtcttcctttcctgggtcggtcctcatgtgtgcca encodes the following:
- the nipal2 gene encoding NIPA-like protein 2, whose translation is MANSSSPQEAFNLTSPQAHRAEILENPLRTYLLGIIISICGNVLISISLNIQKYAHVRQSQRGSKPYYTSAMWWCGVVLMGIGELGNFAAYGFAPASLIAPLGCVSVIASAIISVVFLKETVRASDIVGGTLAITGTYVLVTFAPHTSTHITAHLVQYYAVSWHFLLYLFIEVIVFCILLYVYKRKKVKHIIIVMLLVALLASLTVISVKAVSGMITESIKGQLQLIYPIFYVMLVVMVASCAFQIKFLNQAMKMFDATEVVPINFVFFTASAIVAGIVFYQEFEGLALLNIFMFLFGCLLSFLGVFLIARNRPKIKQQDRNFIAMDKIPGRRHTDKVQPEAKTLTYGSLAAKLMCNRAGQTDDS